CAGGCATCCTCGGCTCGTCGACTGGACGCTCGCGATCGGCACGCAGCTGCCGGTGCTCGTCATCGGCGTCATCCTCGCCGCGTTCGACGCGACGCAGCGCGTCGACGGCCTGCTCATGGCCGGCGTCGCGCTCGTCGCGGGCGCCGCGCTGCTGTGGCGTCGGCGCTGGCCGCTGCTGCCGACGCTCGTCTGCGCGGCGCTGCTCACCATCCCATCCGAGCTCGCCGCCGGCGGCTGGCTCGCGATCTACGTCGCCCTCTACTCGGTCGGCGCGTACGGCAAGCCGCTGCACGTGTGGATCGGCGTCGCCGCGGCCACGGCGGGCTCGCTCGTCGGCACCCTCGTCGTCCCCTCGCTCGAGCCGCTGTCGATCGGCCCGGTCGTCTCGATCAACCTCGTCGGGCTCGCCTCCTACGTCGTCGCCGTGCTGCTCGGCACGTCGGTGCGCGGCCGGCGCGCGTACGTCGCGGCGCTCATCGCCCGCGCCGACGACCTCGCCCGCGAGCGCGAGAAGCAGGCGCAGCTCGCCGTTGCCGCCGAGCGCTCCCGCATCGCGCGCGAGATGCACGACGTCGTGAGCCACGGCCTCACCGTCATGGTCACGCTCGCCGAGGGCTCCGCGGCGCAGGCGGCGCGCGACCCCGAGCGCGCCGCCGACACCATGCGCCGCGTCGCCGACACCGGCCGCGACTCCCTCGCCGAGATGCGCAGGCTGCTCGGCGTGCTGCGCGAGCCCGGCGACGCCGCCGACCGCGCGCCGCAGCCCGCCGCCGGCGACCTGCACGCGCTCGTCGCCTCGTTCCGCGACGTCGGGATGCCCGTGCGGCTCACGACGTCGGGCGCGGCGATCGCCGACCAGACCCTCGCGCTCACGGTGCACCGCATCGTGCAGGAGGCGCTGACGAACGCGATGCGGCACGCGTCGGATGCCGCGCGCGTCGAGGTCGACGTGCGGCACGGCTCGGGCGTCGTGCGCGTGGAGGTCGTCGACGACGGCACCGGGGCGCCCGCCGCCACGACGGGCGCGGGCCGCGGCCTCGTGGGCATGCGCGAGCGCGTCGCCCTCTTCGCCGGCGACGTCGTCGCCGGCCCGCGCGAGCCGACGGGTTGGCGCGTCGTCGCCACCCTCCACGAGACCCCCACCGCCGAGCAGGAGCCCGCATGACCATCCGCATCGCCCTCGTCGACGACCAGGAGCTCGTGCGCCTCGGCTTCCGCATGGTGCTCGAGGCCGAGCCCGACGTCGAGGTCGTCGGCGAGGCCGGCGACGGCGCCGCCGGAGCCGCGCTCGCGGCGCGCGGCGACGTCGACGTCGTGCTCATGGACGTGCGCATGCCCGGCGTCGACGGCATCGCCGCGACCGAGCGCATCACGGCCGCCGCGACGCATCCGAAGGTGCTCGTGCTCACGACGTTCGACCTCGACGAGTACGCCTACGCCGCCCTGCGCGCCGGGGCGAGCGGCTTCCTGCTGAAGGATGCGCGCCCCGCCGAGCTCGTCGCCGCCATCCGCGCCGTGCACGCGGGCGATGCCGCGCTCGCGCCCACGGTCACGCGGCGCATGCTGGACCACTTCGCGACGTCCGCGCCCGTCGAGACCGACGCATCCGCCCTCGAGGTGCTCACGCCGCGCGAGCGCGAGTTCCTCGTGGCGATCGCGGAGGGCCTCACGAACGACGAGCTCGCGCGCCGCTTCGTGCTGTCGGAGTCGACCGTGAAGACCCACGTCGGCCGCCTGCTGCGCAAGCTCGACGCCCGCGACCGCGTGCAGCTCGTGATCCTCGCCTACGACCTCGGTCTCGTGGGCCGCTGACGCCCTGGGGTCGCTTGCGTGTTGCAGGCGATTCCGCCTTTCGAGGGAAGATTCCCCTCAAGACCCGGAATCGCCTGCGAAACGCGACCAGGGGCGTCAGGGGCGCGGCGGCTCGGCGCCCGCGACCATGCGGGCGAGGTCGGCGCGCGAGACGCCGAGGCGCGCACCCTCGGCGCGCAGCTCGTCCACGAGCTCGTGCAGGCGCACGCCCACGGGGCGGGCGTCGGTGCGGATGCGCGCACCGGCCCCGCGGCGCAGCTCGACGAGGCCGAGGTCGCGCAGCGACTGGTAGCCGCGCAGCACCGTGTGCATGTTGACGTCGAGCGCGTCGGCGAGCTCGCGCGCGGGCGGCAGTCGCTCCCCCTGCCGCAGCTCGCCGGCCTCGAACGCCGCACGCACCTGCCGGGCGATCTGCTCGTGCAGCGGCTCCGCGCGCGCGGGGTCGACGACGAAGCGCATCAGCCGCGCGGGCGCTGCGCGCGCAGCGACTCGAGCACGGCCGCCGCGAGGTCGGGCCGGTCGGCGGTGACGACGACCATCGACCCGTCGGTGCGCGTGACGATGAGCGCCGCGCCCGAGCGGTGGATGATCGTCGTGAGCTCGCGGTCGGCCGTGCTGCCGACCTGGCCCCACTCCGTCTCGTCGATGAGCGCGGCGGTCGCCGAGGCGATGCGGTCGAGCGGCACGGTGACGAGCGGGATGCCGAGGATGCGCGAGCGGATGCGCAGCCCGCGACGGTCGGCGGTGATGCGGACGGTGAACGACATCGCTGAGAGCAGCGCGAGCGCCGCGAGCGGGAGCAGCCACACCCAGACGCCCGACTCGAAGCCCACCGCGACGAAGAAGATCGCCGCGAGGCCGCTCAGCACGAGCAGCAGCACGGTGTAGGTGGTGTGCGTGACCGTCTCGCTCCACGCGCTGCGCGTCGTCGGCGACGCGGCGGGCGGCGCCGGGCGCACGAGCGGCCACACGACGCCGAAGCGCAGACCACCGACCCACCACGCGAGCCAGAGCCCCGTGAACGTCGCCACGACGATCACGACGATCGCGGCGGACGACCATGCCACTGCGTCGCGATCCATCGTGGACACGGCGGCGCCGACCGCCCAGGCCGCGGCGCAGAGCGTCGAGGCCGCGTGGCGACTCCAGCGCGCGATCGGCGGGAACGCACGCACGGCGAGGAGCATCCACACGACGAGGGTGAGCGACCAGCTCGGCAGCACGCTGACGCTGACGTCGACGCCGACGCCGACGCGCAGCGGCGCGACGAGCACGACGACGAACGCCACGACCGCAGGCAGCATGGCGACGAGGATGAGGAAGACGCGGCGCCGCCAGGACGTCGCCCCGTGCACGTGCACGGTCGGCAGCGCCAGCGTCGGCGCAGCGGTCGGGTTCGGCACGGTCACGACGCGACTCCGCTCGCGCGCAGCGCCGCGAACGTCGCGACCGCCTCGTCGGGGCGGTCGACGTTCACGACGACCTGCGTGCCGTCGCGTCGGGTCACGAGCACCGCACCGCCCTCGGCGCGCAGCACCGACGTGACGCCGCCGTCGACGACGCATCCCGTGCCGCCCCACTTCCTCGGGCGCACGGTGCCGGCCTCGACGTCGTCGATGTCGGCGAGCGGCACGCGCACGAGCGCACCGGGCAGCAGCAGCGTGCGCACCGCGAGGCCCGTGCGGTCGAGCGTGACGCGCAGCATCCACGGCACCGCGCCGGTGAACCACACGGCGGCGGCGAGCAGGTACCACCAGCCCATGGGCCCGGTCGTCACGGCCGTGAAGGCTCCGATCGCGGCGAAGCCGACGCAGCCCAGGGCGATGAGCACGGCCCTCGTGGGATCGGCGGAGGTCTCCGAGAACGCGACGGCACCCGCGACGTCGAGGTCGCGCTCGACGCGGTCGCGCGGGGCGACGGTGCGGCGCACGGGTCGACGCAGCGCGAGCACGACGGCACCGGCGAGCGCTGCGAGCACGAGCGCCGGCAGCGGCAGCTGCAGCCCGAGCACGAGCATCGCCCACGCGAGCGCCGCGGCGACGGCCTCGAGCCGGGCGGCGATGCGCGCGAGCGGCAGGATGGCGCGGGCGAGCAGCGTGAGCCAGATCGCGCACATCGCGGCACCCGTCCATCCCGAGAGCGACCCGGGCTCGCGGCCGGGGTCGACGACGCCCGCGAGGTCGGCGACGAGCAGCACGAGCGCAGGTGCCCCGATGAGCAGGGCGACGAGGATGCGCCGCCACCACGGTGCGAGCGCCGACGGCACGAGCTCGAGCGGTCGGTCATCCGCTGCGGACTCCGGGCGGGACACATGCACCTCCAGCACTTGTTCTAGTCGACGCTAGAACAACTGCAGCGCATCCGCCACCCCCGCATCCGCCCCGGATGCGTTTCGCAGGCGATTCCGCCTCTCGAGGGAGCATTCCCCTCAAGACCCGGAATCGCCTGCAAAACGCAATCCCCAGGTGTCAGCGGCGGCGCTTCTTCAGTCGCCTCGTCATCGTGATCGTGCCGAGCCAGCGGTCGAACTTGAAGCCGACCTTGCCCATCCGGCCCGTCTCGCGGAAGCCGAGGCGCTCGTGCAGCGCGACCGACGCCTCCGCCTTCTCGTCGGCGATGACGGCGATCATCTCCTTGCAGCCGGCGTCGGTCGCGGCGTCGACGAGCGCGACGAGCAGCGCCTTGCCGAGGCCTCGGCCGGTGGATGCGGGCGCGAGGAAGATCGAGTGCTCCACGATCGTGCGGTACGCGCTGCGCGGCTTCCACGGCTCGGCGAGCGCGTAGCCGAGCACCGTCTTCGTGCCCGACTCGGCGACGAGGAACGGCAGCCGCAGCCGCTCGAGCCCGTCGAACGTGCGCCGCCACTCCAGCAGCGTCTTGGGCCGATCCTCGAGCGTCACCGACGAGTTGAGCACGTAGTGCGCGTGGATCGCGCGCACGGCGGCGATGTCGCGCACGGTCGCGGGGCGGATGACGAAGGAGAACTCGGGCTCGGCCCGCACGGGCCGCAGGTGGCGCGGCAGCGAGCGACGCTTGTCGTACTCCTCGGGCAGCATGCCTACTCCAGTCGCCAGTCGATCGGTGGGGCGCCCTGCTGCTGCAGCAGCTCGTTCACGCGCGAGAAGGGGCGCGAGCCGAAGAAGCCGCGGGATGCGGACAGCGGCGACGGATGCGGGCTCGCGACGATGGGCGTGCCGGCGAGCAGCGGCGTGAGCTGCTGCGCCTTCGCACCCCACAGCACGGCGACGAGCGGCTCGGGTCGACGCGCGAGGGCTGTGATCGCGGCCTCGGTCACGTCCTCCCAGCCCCAGCCCTTGTGGGCGTCGCTCGTGCCAGCAGCGGTCGTGAGCACGCGGTTGAGCAGCAGCACGCCCTGGTCGGCCCAGCGGCTGAGGTCGCCGTGGGATGCGGGTGCGATGCCGAGGTCGGCCTCGAGCTCCTTGTACATGTTCTGCAGCGATCGCGGCACGGGCCGCACGGCGGGGTCGACCGAGAACGACAGGCCGACGGCGTGGCCGGGCGTCGGGTACGGGTCCTGGCCGACGATGAGCACGCGCACGTCGGCGATGGGCCGCTCGAACGCGCGCAGCACGCGCGCGCCCTCGGGCACGTAGCGGCGCCCCTCGGCGATCTCGCCACGCAGCCGCTCCCCCAGCTGGCGGATCGTCGGCTCCACCGGCGCGAGCGCTTCGGCCCATCCGGGGTCGACGAGCTGCGCCAGCGCCGCGGTCATCGGCCGCCCAGCACCGCGACCTGCACGTGGGGGCCGTCCTTCGTGCACACGAACACGTTGCCCTGGCCCGCGGCGGCGAGGCCCTGCTCGCCGACGACGAGCGACGTGCGCTCGTCGATGGCGACGGTGCGCTCGACGAGGTCGGCGTCGACGATCGCGATGGCGCGCGGCAGGGTGCCGTACTGGGTGGCGTGCACGTCGACGACGACGTCGACGAGGCCGACGCCCTCGGCGAGCGTCACGTCGTCGAGCCCCTCGGAGGCCTCCTCGCGCGTCACCTCGACGCCGCCGATGCGCCAGCCGCCGAGCAGGGCGACGTCGCCGGCGATCATCGCGCCTGCCGAGAACCCGGCGTAGGGCGTGCCGTCGGCGACGAGCTCGCGGATGGCCTGCGCCGCCGGCATGACGGCCGCGTGGTAGCCGGGCGTGAGCCCGCCGCCCACGAAGATGCCGTCGGCGCCGGCGAGGTCGGAGGCGTCGAGCTGCCGGTCGGCGGCGAGCTGCACGAACCGCACCTCGCAGTCGTGCTTGCCGAGGTCGTCGCGGTAGTCGGCGTGCCACGCCTCGCCCTCTGCGACGGTCGGCGCCCACAGCACGACGGCGATGGTCGGGCGGCCGTCGGCGCGCTCGCGCGCCTCGTCGACGAAGCGGCCGGTCCAGGCCGACTCGTCCTCCGCCCATCCGCCGCCGATGAGGTGCACGCTCACAGGCTCGCTCCGACCTCGGCGAACGCCTCGTCGTAGATCGCGAGCGCCTGCTGCGCCTCGTCGTCGGTGACGACGCACGGAGGCACGACGTGGATGCGGTTGTCGGCCGCGAACGGCAGCAGACCGCGCTGCAGCAGCGCACCCTTGAGCGCGCCGATCACGGGGGCGCCGACCGGCTCCCGCGTGCCGGGATCGGTCACGAGGTCGAGCGCCCAGAAGACGCCGACGCCGCGCACCTCGCCGATCAGCGGGTGCTTGGCGGCGAGCTCGGCGAGCCCGGGGCCGAGCACGTCGGCGCCGATGCGGCGCGCGTTGTCGACGATGCCCTCCGACGCCATGGCGTCGAGCGTCGCGACGACCGAGGCGGCCGCGAGCGGGTGACCCGAGTAGGTGAGGCCGCCGGGGAACACGCGGCCCGAGAACGTCTCGTGGATCTCGGGGCTCACGATGACGCCGCCGATGGGCACGTAGCCCGAGTTCACGCCCTTCGCGAAGGTGATGAGGTCGGCGCGCACGTCGTGGTCGTCGTGCGCGAACCAGGCGCCGGTGCGGCCGAAGCCGGCCATGACCTCGTCGAGGATGAGCATGCAGCCGAAGCGGTCGGCGAGCTCGCGCAGGCCCGCGAGGTAGCCGGGCGGCGGCACGATGACGCCTGCGGTGCCGGGGATCGACTCGACGAGGATCGCGGCGACCGACTCCGGCCCCTCGGCCTCGATGACGCGCCGCATGTGCTGCAGGGCGCGCTCGCACTCCTGCTCCACCGACTGCGACCAGAACTCGCTGCGGTACGGGAAGGGTCCGAACGCGTGCACGTGGCCGCGCGCGTACTCGTTGGGCACGCGGCGCCAGTCGCCCGTCGCGACCACGGCCGCGCCGGTGTTGCCGTGGTAGGAGCGGTAGTGCGAGACGACCTTGTCGCGGCCCGTGTGCAGGCGTGCCATGCGGATGGCGTTCTCGTTGGCATCGGCGCCACCGTTCGTGAAGAACACGCTCTGGAAGCCGGGCGCGTGCGCCAGGATGGCCGCGGCGGCCTCGCCGCGCACGAGGTTCGTCGTGGCGGGCGCGACGGTCGTGAGGATGTCGGCCTGGGCCTTGATGCCGGCGACGACCTTCGGATGCTGATGCCCGATGTTCGTGTTCACGAGCTGGCTCGAGAAGTCGAGGTACTCGCGCCCGTCGTGGTCCCAGACCGTCGTGCCGAGGCCTCCCGCGATCGCGAAGGGATTCGTCTGCCCCTGCACCGACCACGAGTGGAAGACGTGGGCGTCGAGCGCGCGGGCGCGGTCGCCTGCGGCGGGGTCGGATGCGTGCTCGACGTGGTCGTTCAGCACGGTCTCGCTCATGGGAGGCTCCTTCGGCAGTGCAGGAGAGGCGGAGCGAAGTGCTCCGCCTCTCCCACGCTAGGGCACCGCAGGGCGCGGTGCGGGTGCGATGCGGCCTACTGGCCGCCCTCCGTCAGCTCGACCTCGATCGGCGCGTAGTCGGTGCCGTGCACGTCGACGCCCGCCTCCTCGAGGTTCGCGAGCGCCTGCTCGACGTACGTCATGTCGTAGGCGGTGTCCGGCGGATCCTGCGTGATGACCGTCGAGCCGTCCTGGTTGGGCGTCGACAGCGAGATCTCGACCGTCTGGTCCCACGCATCCTGGTCGATCATGCCGATGCCGTCGGGCGACGGCCAGATGAGCGCGTTGACCTCGTTCACCATCCACAGCTGGTGGCTCGCGCCGAGCTGGCTGCCGGCGTCGACGACGATCTGCGCCGCCTCCTCGGGGTTGTCGCGCGCGAACGCCCAGCCCTGCAGCGACGCCTCGAGGAACGCGACGGTCGTCTCCTGGAACGACTCGTCCTGCAGCGCCTCCGTGTTGGCCCAGATCGCGTCCTGCAGCATGGCGACGCCGACCTCGTTCCAGTCGATGACCGTGAAGTCGTCGGCCGTGTACAGCTCGCCCGTCTCGGGGTCCACCGTCTCGAGCAGCTGCGCGTACTCGTTGTACGACATGGCCTGCGCCGCGTCGATGTCGCCGGCGAGCAGGCCCGACATGTCGAACGCCTGCTGCACGAGCGTCACGTCGCTCATGGGGTCGAGGCCCGCCTCGCCCATGCCTGCGAAGAGCTCGAACTCGTTGCCGAAGCCCCACGAGCCCACGTTCTCGCCCGCGAGGTCCGCGGGTCCCTCGATGCCGGAGTCGGCGAACGACACCTGGAGCGTGCCGGAGCGCTGGAAGATCTGGCCCACGTTCGTGATGCCCGCGCCTGCCTCGATCGAGGCGAGCGCCTTCGGCACCCACGCGATCGCGAAGTCGGCCTGGCCGTCGGCGAGCACCGTCTGCGGCACGATGTCGGCGCCGCCCTCGACGATCGTCACGTCGAGGCCGGCGTCCTCGTAGAACCCCTGCTCGACGGCGGCGTAGTAGCCGGCGAACTGGCCCTGCGCGAACCACTGCAGCTGCAGGGTCACGGGCGTGAGCCCGTCCGCGCCCTCCTCGGGAGCGTCGCCGCCCCCTGCCGAGCAGGCGCCGAGCGCGAGGGCCGCCGCGGATGCGGCGGCCAGGACGCCGAGCGCCCTCCTGTGTGTGCGGTGCATCGTGAATCCCCTCTCTCAGGTGCTGGACGCTCGAGCTCGGGAGCGCTCGAGCGCCAAGGTGGCGACGTAGAAGATCAGGCCGAGCACGACGGCGGCGAGCACGTAGCTCCACGCGCGGGCGTACCCGGATTGGGCGGCGGCGGATGCGATGCGCGAGCCGAGGCCGTTCTGCAGGCCGCCGAAGTACTCGGCGACGACGGCCGAGATGACGGCGA
The sequence above is a segment of the Agrococcus jejuensis genome. Coding sequences within it:
- a CDS encoding uracil-DNA glycosylase; this encodes MTAALAQLVDPGWAEALAPVEPTIRQLGERLRGEIAEGRRYVPEGARVLRAFERPIADVRVLIVGQDPYPTPGHAVGLSFSVDPAVRPVPRSLQNMYKELEADLGIAPASHGDLSRWADQGVLLLNRVLTTAAGTSDAHKGWGWEDVTEAAITALARRPEPLVAVLWGAKAQQLTPLLAGTPIVASPHPSPLSASRGFFGSRPFSRVNELLQQQGAPPIDWRLE
- a CDS encoding GntR family transcriptional regulator, with product MRFVVDPARAEPLHEQIARQVRAAFEAGELRQGERLPPARELADALDVNMHTVLRGYQSLRDLGLVELRRGAGARIRTDARPVGVRLHELVDELRAEGARLGVSRADLARMVAGAEPPRP
- a CDS encoding ABC transporter substrate-binding protein encodes the protein MHRTHRRALGVLAAASAAALALGACSAGGGDAPEEGADGLTPVTLQLQWFAQGQFAGYYAAVEQGFYEDAGLDVTIVEGGADIVPQTVLADGQADFAIAWVPKALASIEAGAGITNVGQIFQRSGTLQVSFADSGIEGPADLAGENVGSWGFGNEFELFAGMGEAGLDPMSDVTLVQQAFDMSGLLAGDIDAAQAMSYNEYAQLLETVDPETGELYTADDFTVIDWNEVGVAMLQDAIWANTEALQDESFQETTVAFLEASLQGWAFARDNPEEAAQIVVDAGSQLGASHQLWMVNEVNALIWPSPDGIGMIDQDAWDQTVEISLSTPNQDGSTVITQDPPDTAYDMTYVEQALANLEEAGVDVHGTDYAPIEVELTEGGQ
- a CDS encoding Type 1 glutamine amidotransferase-like domain-containing protein, translating into MHLIGGGWAEDESAWTGRFVDEARERADGRPTIAVVLWAPTVAEGEAWHADYRDDLGKHDCEVRFVQLAADRQLDASDLAGADGIFVGGGLTPGYHAAVMPAAQAIRELVADGTPYAGFSAGAMIAGDVALLGGWRIGGVEVTREEASEGLDDVTLAEGVGLVDVVVDVHATQYGTLPRAIAIVDADLVERTVAIDERTSLVVGEQGLAAAGQGNVFVCTKDGPHVQVAVLGGR
- a CDS encoding sensor histidine kinase; this encodes MTTAHGTPDVRVGGAVALPRPPGVLRRFTARHPRLVDWTLAIGTQLPVLVIGVILAAFDATQRVDGLLMAGVALVAGAALLWRRRWPLLPTLVCAALLTIPSELAAGGWLAIYVALYSVGAYGKPLHVWIGVAAATAGSLVGTLVVPSLEPLSIGPVVSINLVGLASYVVAVLLGTSVRGRRAYVAALIARADDLAREREKQAQLAVAAERSRIAREMHDVVSHGLTVMVTLAEGSAAQAARDPERAADTMRRVADTGRDSLAEMRRLLGVLREPGDAADRAPQPAAGDLHALVASFRDVGMPVRLTTSGAAIADQTLALTVHRIVQEALTNAMRHASDAARVEVDVRHGSGVVRVEVVDDGTGAPAATTGAGRGLVGMRERVALFAGDVVAGPREPTGWRVVATLHETPTAEQEPA
- a CDS encoding aspartate aminotransferase family protein, with the protein product MSETVLNDHVEHASDPAAGDRARALDAHVFHSWSVQGQTNPFAIAGGLGTTVWDHDGREYLDFSSQLVNTNIGHQHPKVVAGIKAQADILTTVAPATTNLVRGEAAAAILAHAPGFQSVFFTNGGADANENAIRMARLHTGRDKVVSHYRSYHGNTGAAVVATGDWRRVPNEYARGHVHAFGPFPYRSEFWSQSVEQECERALQHMRRVIEAEGPESVAAILVESIPGTAGVIVPPPGYLAGLRELADRFGCMLILDEVMAGFGRTGAWFAHDDHDVRADLITFAKGVNSGYVPIGGVIVSPEIHETFSGRVFPGGLTYSGHPLAAASVVATLDAMASEGIVDNARRIGADVLGPGLAELAAKHPLIGEVRGVGVFWALDLVTDPGTREPVGAPVIGALKGALLQRGLLPFAADNRIHVVPPCVVTDDEAQQALAIYDEAFAEVGASL
- a CDS encoding GNAT family N-acetyltransferase, with translation MLPEEYDKRRSLPRHLRPVRAEPEFSFVIRPATVRDIAAVRAIHAHYVLNSSVTLEDRPKTLLEWRRTFDGLERLRLPFLVAESGTKTVLGYALAEPWKPRSAYRTIVEHSIFLAPASTGRGLGKALLVALVDAATDAGCKEMIAVIADEKAEASVALHERLGFRETGRMGKVGFKFDRWLGTITMTRRLKKRRR
- a CDS encoding response regulator, with the translated sequence MTIRIALVDDQELVRLGFRMVLEAEPDVEVVGEAGDGAAGAALAARGDVDVVLMDVRMPGVDGIAATERITAAATHPKVLVLTTFDLDEYAYAALRAGASGFLLKDARPAELVAAIRAVHAGDAALAPTVTRRMLDHFATSAPVETDASALEVLTPREREFLVAIAEGLTNDELARRFVLSESTVKTHVGRLLRKLDARDRVQLVILAYDLGLVGR